TGTTTCTGTCCTTTGGAGGGGATTGGTTGGGCCCAGCAACCCCGAGGCTGGctcccacaggtgcagagtcAGGAACCTGAGGGTGGAGCTGGGTTCCTTTTCCCAGTCAGGAACAAGTTAGTTGGGGTAGTTGTGTACTTGGGGATTTGgtcttcttcctttcaaacagaATCAGATTACAGCTGGTCTAAAAAAAATTGATCATTTTTGTAGAGTATAATAAATTCAAATCATGAAGAAATGCAAAGGGTAAACAGTGGTGatgctctccccctctctgccccccaccccagggtccctcaTGGACAGTTGTTTGGCAGCACGTGATAGCCAGATGTGGCTTCCCTCCCATGCCCGTGTTCCAGCAACCCCTGCCACAGCCACCTTCATGCAGCTGGAAGAATCAGGCTATGGATGGCTGGGTCTGCACAAGAGAGAGTTCACAGTGGCAGATGCCTCCAGAGTCTCCAGGATGCCCGTGTGTCCACAGGGACAGAGAGCATGACCTCTGGAAGAGTTTACAGTGACAAAGGGCCCTGATGAGTGAGTGCCAGAGTGAGAGGCTGAATCCCCACCTTACATAGATATGGACTGTCCTTCAGAAAAAAGGAGGAAGCTGCACCTGTAGGATAGAGACCCCAACCAGCCAGACTCTGAGGAAGGCACTGCTATGTGTTCTTGTGACCCATTGGGCCCACGATCTGGGCAGGGAAAGACCATCCAGGAAGATTTAATATATGAAGCCACGAGAGGCAGAGCCACTGGGTGGCAGTGCAGGTCCAGTGGTTAGagtgggagctggtgggaagcaggctgggcagcagaggtgacaAGATGGCCAGAGTGACACACAGGACAGAGGAGGGCAGGCAACTGGGGCAAGAGAGGGGCTCCTCACTGCTCCCAGCAAGCAGGTGTAGTGTCCAGGTCACAAAACCTGGTTGGAAGGACCAAGCCCCTAGTACCCTTTGGGTTACACACTGACCCCTGGAGAGGAAGCCTTTGGGACCCCAACACTGACTGATCCTGGGCCTGAGGAAGCTTTGCTGAGGACTAATGGATGCCTAAGAGGGGACCcctggaggggaagcagaaggAAAGTAGGGGCCTTAGCTGCAGCCCACTGCTCGCTAGCCATGAGACCATGGACTCACTGTAATCTCCCTGAGCCTCTATCTCCATGCCTGTAAGAGAGGATACCATGTGGTAAGCGGGACAATGAAGTGAGACCAGAAATGGCTGCGGGTGGCTGGCATGGAAAGTGGGTTCAGTAGTCAcagagaggggagggcagagtcttgaggcagagagctggggaCTTGGTCCCATAAAGACCCAGTGTGGGAGATCCTTTGCCTTCACAGTAGTGGTGCCGTAAACAGCTCCACTGTTGGGGAAGGGCCCCCAGGTCAGGCACTCCAGGGTCGATAGTGAGCAATCCATCCCACCCTATGTCAGCTTTCCTCCAGCAATGTTACACCAAAATGGATTTCTTAGAAACTTCTcaccttttgtttttattttattttttctcctttcacaGGACTTTGTGTCAAGGTCTCATCTGTCCTCTGTCCCATCCTGGGAGAGCAAGACGAGCCCTGTCTGCTGAGAGGAAGCCAGGACACTTGTACAGGTCTCTAACACGACGGTGTGTGGGGATGGGTGGAGtctgtcctctctgctggggacatCACAGCTCACTTCCCCCCACCAGGGGCCCTGGGGGCACAGCCTCAGTACTATGGATCAAGGGTTGTATCTGCCGCTCTCCAAATCCCATCCTTTCCCGGCCCTTCTGGCCTGAGAGTTTGGAGGAAACTTCCACCGACCCTCTAGTCCCTTAAGATACTCACCCAGCCAAGTAGAAAAAGGAGCAGGGGTTCAAGGTCTGAGCTGGGACCAAGccctgtcccttcccctgcctttccTTGATGAGGCATTTCATCTCCCCAGGACTAGCGGGGGAACTTGAACCCGGCCTTGATCTTCTCATCTACCAGCCGTCAAGGATCAAACGATCCCAGGCCTCCGGCTGGGCTGGTCAGGAGCTGCCCGGCTCCACCCACTGCCAGTCTCCCACTTCCGAGTAGCTCTCCAGAGTCCAGGAGATCCGGGCCTCTCTCCCGGCATTTTTGGTGGCTCACCAAACCGGAAACAGGACCGCCGGGGTTGGGGGGGCACTATCCCAGGCTGCCTGACTTTTGTTATTGGCGCGGCCGCCAAAGGGCACAGCCGCGACACCAGACGGCCCCGCGGATCCCAAGGGTGGGACTGCCTTCTCTTTCTACCAGTTCTTCCCAGTCGTAGGCTCGACTCCAGCTGATTTCTTGGGGCTACCGCGTGCAGCCCGCCGCCCCCTCTGCGTCATTTTCCAAACCCCATCACTAGGCCGCCCACCACCCCtaatacacacactcacaccctgcCCGGTTATAGACGCGGCCCAACTCCACAGACCGACAGGAAATTGGTGCCAGAACGGAACACAATCCCAAAACCCCGCCCAATGCTAGCCCTGGTTCCACGGTGAGATAAGGGGACCCAACCCCCAAGAAGCGGAAAGCGGGGTCGGATGACCACAGCCTCGGCCTCAGCCTCCCGGACCCGGGCCTTTCCTACgctccccggccccgccccctttTGCGTCAGTCCCAGGTCTGCGAGCTACAATTGGCTCGTTCGAGCCTCTCGGTTCCGCCCTTGCACTGCGATTGGCCGTTTCTCGGGGTCCCACCCCGTTTTCCTGGAAAGTTCTTGGAAATTAGTCAACGGGATTTCCTTTCACGGCGCGAGGCCCTCGGACGCCAGTGTCGGCTCCCCCCTGCACCCTCCGCCTATCTGCCCAGCCCCACCGCTCGGCCTGCGGTTCTAGGAAGACGGCGCTTCCGGGAAGGGCTGGGACACCAAGGACAAAAGATTAGGAGGCGgctcgccccgccccgccccgccgcacGACCCGCCCCGAAGCCCTCCCTGGACGTCTGCTCCCGGCCGCTCAGTCCCCTGCCCGCCGCCGTCAACCCCGGAGCTGCCCGGCCGACTCCCGCCCGCGCTACCGTCCCGCGAAGCCGCCACCCCGAGCCGCTGCTCCGCCACTGCCGCCGGGATATGGTCCTCTGCGTTGAGGGGTGAGCGCTGGGCCGCGGGAGAGCGCCGGCTAGAGCCTGCTGCGGGACATCGGAAGGGCGAGACCGGGTGGGAGACCGAGAGAGCCCGGTGCTGTGGGGTCGTGACCCCTTTCCCACCCCCTCTGCTCACACAGTTGTGGGGAATCGAGAGGGCTGGCCGCTAGACTGGGTTCTGTGACCCCCAAAGGTGGCTCCCCAGAGCTGGGCTCAGAGCGCCCTGCGCCAGTCTACCGTCAGCCCTGCCTGCTAGTGGTGACCTTTGGCCAGCCCCTGCCTCCAATGTCAGGTGTCTCCTCTGTGCCCCAGACCAGCAACTCTTGGGGAGCCAGCATATGAGAACCAGTGCTCTTGGGAAAACCTGTGTTTGACTTGGTCGTGTCTGAGGCAGCGCACAATTGCCTCACCCCTCCTCTCTGCCCAGTTTGGGCAGAGAAGGACCTTGAAACTTGTCTCCCTTCTTGAAGTTTCACAAATATTTGGGGTGGGGGAGCAACAGAAGGGGTGCTGATGGTTAAGACAGAGTCTCAGCCTGGTTTGGGCTCTCTTCACACCCCACCTGCCAAGAGCCTCAGCATCCGTTTCAGCCACAGGGTTGGATGCTCTCCATACTGAGCTCAGGAGGTttgaaggagaggcagagccagTGGGTGTCCACCCAGGGAGAGCTGGGTGACCCAGTGAGTGCTTATCAAAACTGGCATGCTACCAAGTAAGGGTGGGAGGTGGCACCAGCCTGAAGTGCCCCATGCTCTGAGCAGTTCTCATTCCAGGGAAGGGGCGTGGAGATGCTGGGAAATTATTGCTTTTCCCTGGCTGTGGCCCGTGTTCCTAACCCGCTCTCTGAACTTTGGGGTTCCTGAACACCATCCCAGCCACTGGCTTCCTTCTTAGGAGGCCCCTACCTAGCCCTATCCTGGGGTCGCATGCCTCCTTCCCTTACCCCTagctggggggtggggcagctggggatgGAAAGTAGGATTGCCAGTGTGGCTAGGGATCCCCCTAGCCCCAGGCGGGGTTCACCCTACTGGCATGTGTGTCCCCAGGCAGGACTCAACTGATTGGACTCTACAGCAGGCACACACATGTACCTAGAACACACCAGCCCTGCTCCCTCCTCGATGATGACACAGCCATGAACACACCCAAACAACACACCAGCTCCCAAGCTTCCCACCCTCACACAAGACTTTTTTGAGGGCCCTGTTGAGGTGTCTGGACATGGCTACCCCCAGAGATTCTGGCCTGAATAGTTAGCCACCTGCCATGTTCCCAAAACATGGTAATCCCAGGCCAAACCCTGAACCCCAGTAGGTGGGTCACCTCAAACTCGGCCTCCAGGACCATTGTTTAGCCTTGTAATTGAAATACCAAttgagatgcccacattgcaCATCAGAGTTCTTGGGTTTGATCCACAGCTGTGGCACCTGATTCCTGCTTCCTCCTGTTACaaaccttgggaggcaacagtggtGGTTGACCTAAGTAGCTAGATTCCTCCTccccatgagagacctgaacggtgttcctgtctcccagctctggcccaggcccagccccggctgttgtgagcatttaaggagtgagccaacagatggactTTTTCCCTCCCTGTTTTCCTCCCTCTCAAATGAGTGTTTGAAAATCCAGCCTCTGGCCCCCTAAGCAATATTCCAGAGCTCTCAGTGCAGCCAGAACAGGTATGGAAAAGTACTTGGCACTTGGCAGGCTGTACCGGCTAGGTACCTCAGGCCCCTCCTTCCTGAGTGTGATTACAGGGCTGTGATTtgttagaacttttttttaaagatttttttttttattggaaagtcagatatactaagagtaggagagacagagaggaagatcttccgtctgatgactcactccccaagtggccgcaatggctggagctgagcccatccaaagccaggagcctcttggggtctccctcgcaggtgcagggtcccaaagttttgggctgtccttgactgctttcccaggccacaagcagggagctggatgggaagcggggccgccaggaattagaactggtgcccatgtaggatcccggcatgtgcaaggcaaggactttagccactaggctaccatgccgggcccttgtTAGAACTTTCTAAGAGTCACTTGTAATGTCCACAGACAGGTCTGACTCCTCTGCCTACCTCCTGGCCCATGGGCAATCCTGTTTATTTGTCCGTGCTGTCCTCTATGGCTGCAGAGCTTCCCCTGGCAGCAAATGAACAGACCCTGAGCCCAACCTGTGCTTTCACAGCCTAGGGTTGTAATTATGCTCAGTGCTGCCTCCCCTAGCCAGTCTGTTTCTCCTTGGGGATGTGGTGCATGGATCCGTTATCTGTGTGTCCTGAGACCCAGCAGGGACTAGACCAGGACTGGAATGTATGTCCCTCAGGAAGTGGGGCCCATCCCTGGTCACTGTGCTTGGTGGGCTTATTTGAAGAGGAGGCCGCTGCTTCGATTTTGGCCAGCTCCATTTCCCCAACAGCAGCCATCTGAGGATGTGTGTCCTTGCATGCCTGGGCTGGTGGGCCGGGAAGTGCATGGTGAGGAACAAGCTGTGTGCAAGGCCATGGAGCCTTGATGGGGCTGGAGCAAGAGCTGAGCACCCTGCCCCTTGGAGAGAGCTCACTCATATTtatgggaggtgacacttggcaGTCCCTTTTGAGGGCACTGTTCTACCCAGAGCCCTCTGCTGGGACAAGCAGAAGTCTGGCAGGGAGCTGTACCTGTAGGGTAGAGGATGCTGGGGCCACTGAGGCCTCAGGCCTCTTGCTGTCATCTTAGGGCCATCCCACATCTTAGCCAGGACTGGTACCATTTAATCGGCGCCCCCCTAAACCAGGAGGGCAGATGCAAGGCTACTTTGCATGATCTCCGTCAGTGTGATGGGGGCACTGGAAGTACCCGTAGGGAATGAGGTATCGTCTAAGTTGGGACAGAATATAGGGAGATAATGACTTTCACAAGAAAATCATCAAGAGGATCGCTGCCGTTCACGATGGCTGGTTAGGGAAACTGGGGCCCATGGTGAGAAGCGCCAACAGAGGCTACCACAGCACTGGGAATCTCTGAACAAGGGGAAGCACAGGGCCCTTGCTCACTGCCTGCCTGTTCCTTTCTAGACCTTGTCCTTTGCTGACTGTGGAGCAGATTGGGCAGCGGCCTCTTTGGACCCAGTCCCTGGAGCTGCCCGAGCTAGCCATGCAACCCTTACCTGCTGGGGCCTTTCTAGAGGAGGTGGCAGAGGAGACCACAGCCCAGccagagagtgaaccaaaggTGCTGGACCCCGAGGAAGATCTGATGTGCATAGCCAAGACCTTCTCCTACCTTCGTGAATCTGGTGAGTTGCCAAGGAGGCAGGCCAGTCCTGGGAGGGCTGCTGGAGGGtattcagctctgactgttgagtcTGCCTGGGGAAACACGGTCCTACCTAGAACAGTCTTCTGGGAGAGATAAAGTCCGCTGCGGGGAAGTGTGAAGGAGGAGGCATGGTCCTATTGTGCCCTGGGTTGGTGCCTCAGCCAGTTTCTCCTGTGACCAGCCTTTGGTCTCCTCTCCACTTGCCCAGGATGGTATTGGGGTTCCATTACGGCCAGTGAGGCCCGGCAACACCTGCAGAAGATGCCAGAGGGCACGTTCCTAGTAAGAGACAGCACCCACCCCAGTTACTTGTTCACGCTGTCGGTCAAAACCACCCGTGGCCCCACCAATGTGCGCATTGAGtatgctgactccagcttccgcCTGGACTCCAACTGTTTGTCCCGGCCCCGCATCCTGGCCTTTCCAGACGTCGTCAGCCTTGTGCAGCACTATGTGGCCTCATGTGCTGCTGACACAAGAAGCGACAGCCCTGATCCTgctcctagcccagccctgcctgtccctAAAGATGCACCTGGTGACTCCGTGCCGCCCACCCCTGTGACCACGGCTGTGCACCTAAAACTGGTGCAGCCCTTTGTGCACAGAAGCAGTGCCCGCAGTCTGCAGCACCTCTGCCGCCTCGTCATCAACCGTCTGGTGACCGACGTGGACTGCCTACCCCTGCCCCGGCGCATGGCCGACTACCTCCGACAGTACCCCTTCCGACTCTGACTAAacctgcacctgcccagccacACACTGCAGGGGATACCTCCATCTGGTCTCAAGCTCCTGCTGTCCCTCCTCCAGTCCTCCTGGTGCCTGCATGCACTTGGCAGCTAAACCAAGAAGAGCCAGCAAGAGCAAGatggggacagggctggggggaGCTGTCACACAACTTGGAGGCCAGTATTCCCAGGCCCCATGCGGCTCCATTGTGGTGAGCCTTGTatcagaggagagaggcaggcaggaccTGTCTCACcctgtggactgggtctaggcCTCTGCACACTGGCCTGTCCCAGCCAACTGAACTGTGTAGACTTGCCCAGTCCTGGTTTCTCAGcctgcaggctggggcaggccccTACCTACCTCCAGTCTCTGGTTCTGGGAGGGTGATAGCAATGAAAATCTTGCAGGAAAGCGGGCCAGGTTGGGGCTGTACAGttcaagaatatttatttatttattttccatgaggTTGGCCTCAGGGTTGGGCCACCCTACCTCTCTGCCCCGAGCCCTAGGTGGTCCAGAGACCCCACCTCTATGCCAGCTTCCTAGCTCTTCCTGCCAACAACCCCTTCCTGGGATGTGCCCTAAGTGGCCTGGCGCTGACTCACCTGTGAATTGCCCTCacccccctgccccagccccatgtTGGGAGGGTGGAAGCACAGGAAATGAAGCCAGAGCCCCATCTGCACAGAGCTGGTCTCCTGTGGCACGGGCCATGTGCAGTATGTGGGTTGATTCAGGAAAGGGGTGCCAGTTGGAGGGCTGCACTGCTGAGCCTATCATGCCCAGGAAGTTGCCTGcatgggagaagagagagagagatacatatcTAATAAGACTTTATAAAATAATGATCATAACAAAAACAGAATTTGGTGATCTtttttcttccactgtttttttggTAATGATAATAAAATTGTACCTTTCATTTATGGAGCCCTCGCTGGGACCTCTCTGGAGTTCTGTCCATGGTTTTTCCCTTTGATCCTATTATCTTGACCCCATTTTACATTGGGGCTAGCCCAGGCCCAGAGACTTAAAGTAGCTGAGCAGTCACTGCTGAGAGGCTCTGAGGAGTTGGGGTATGGGGGATGGTGAGGGCAGGAGCAGCCTTTCTCTTATTTCTCCTTGTTCTCCTGGGAAACTGGAGGCAGAGGGTGAAAGCCAGTTGGGGGTAGGGGTGACACAGGAGTGTGAACAGGAAATGCCAAATCAGGATGTCAGCAGGGAAGGTGCTGTGGTCCACTCCTGGAATAGTTTTGAGGAAGTGAGCAGCCACACCAGGGCCTGTCCTCCCATGGAGAAGGTGCTGAGACCTGACCGGGAAGCTTGGATTCCTGATGccaggaggctgggggagggctggTTCTGTGCAGGAGAGCAGCTAAGATGGTGGCCAGATGGAGCAGCTCACAGGGATTGGTCATGGATTGAGTTGCAACAGGGGATTCTTGTTCTTTCACTCAGGATCCGGTACCCCAGAAGTGGGCAGAGGAGTGATTGTGTACAGACCCCTCCGTTTTAAGGCCTGACTGGGATCCCAGTGTCCTGAAATGTTCTGAACTTTTGTAGCAAGGGCCTCTGAGCCACTCACAGCCCTGTCGCCCTTATTTCTGAAACACTTCCAACCATGCTGTTTCCTAAGCCCTGGGATACTTGAAGCTGTAGATGAGAAACAGCAGCTGCTGGTAGGTTGACAGCAGAAAGGGCTGAGTGTTGTTCTGGTGATGAGGAGGAGGCAGGACTGTAGGAGCCTAGGCCTAGGGCCACAGGATGGTGGTGGGAAAGAATGGGAATGGCGTGGTTAGAGCAAGGGAGTGCTGCCCTTCCTGGCCAATATGTCTGGCCTGGCACCGTCCCTGGTGCTGGTGGCAGTTTGGGTTCTTGGCTGGTTGTGGGGCCCGACGGTCTGTCGCCTCAGGTCACCATGGCCCTGCCAGGGCTGTCTACAGTTCCTCATTCCTTCATCTTGGAGCTCAGCCTCGTGGCTCCCTGAAGTGACCCCTCTGCTCCACCCCCAAATCTGAGTGTTTTAGTGGCCAAAGAGTGGACACAGAAGGGCAATAGGCAGGCTGTCCCCACTTGGTGCTATGTCCTGGCCAGAAAGTTGCCATGGCCACAGGAAGCAAGGAGATGCTTCACTGTCCACAGGGAAATGTCAGAAGCATGCACCACACCCTGAGTGTGGGGTCCAAATCCTATCCACACCCCACAGAggaactgaggctcagaggggGCAACAGGCTGGTTGAGGTCATGCAGTTAAGTAGGACATAGAGCAGAGCTCACCCTGTTTCcgactgcctgcctgcctctgggaCCTTATAAGGAGCTGAAAGGAGCAGGATGACCTCAGGCGAGGTAGGGCTCTTCCTTGCCCTCTCCCTGCTTGCTGAGTGCTCTGTGGACACTGGCCTGGTCAGCAGGGTCCTGGCCCTCACCTCTACTCTAGTTCAAGTCCAGGGTCCAGCTCTTTCCTAGAGAGAAGCTGCCAGCTACATCTGACTGTTGACATTCTCCCAGTTCAATTTTTGTGTTTCCTACTGAGGAAGTAAGTGATACCTGGCTAGGTCGTGGATGGTAGCAGGTGTATAATCAGAGCCAAGACCCAGCCTAACAGGTAACAATCCTCTGGCCAACACGTTCATCCCTAGTACAAGGGATTCCTGGCTAGTACAAGGGCACCCCCTGCCAGTACTCTGGTCAGCACATGGGACCCAGCACAACATACAGACAAAAAAAGGATGGTGACCCTTGACCATGTTCCTCAAACACCATTTGGGCCCTGGGGACTGCGACAGGGGAACAGGGCAGACAGGGTCTCCATTCTCACAGGGCTCAGGCCAGTACAAGACAAGTTAACAAAGGAAACA
This Ochotona princeps isolate mOchPri1 chromosome 21, mOchPri1.hap1, whole genome shotgun sequence DNA region includes the following protein-coding sequences:
- the CISH gene encoding cytokine-inducible SH2-containing protein — its product is MVLCVEGPCPLLTVEQIGQRPLWTQSLELPELAMQPLPAGAFLEEVAEETTAQPESEPKVLDPEEDLMCIAKTFSYLRESGWYWGSITASEARQHLQKMPEGTFLVRDSTHPSYLFTLSVKTTRGPTNVRIEYADSSFRLDSNCLSRPRILAFPDVVSLVQHYVASCAADTRSDSPDPAPSPALPVPKDAPGDSVPPTPVTTAVHLKLVQPFVHRSSARSLQHLCRLVINRLVTDVDCLPLPRRMADYLRQYPFRL